In Carassius auratus strain Wakin unplaced genomic scaffold, ASM336829v1 scaf_tig00214720, whole genome shotgun sequence, the genomic window AGAGTTgtaggttatgatgcaatcgttagcctatttttacaaaaactgcttctacggggccacaACATAAGttacaaggtaatggggccttttatacatttttgtgtttctttagaaataatggacaaaaggagtctttaaacacctcaggtgtaaagttatttgctgtcaaagtaacgccaaaatgaatgggagtcaaagGAATGctaacagcatttatatatatccCTGTtaaagaactttaaaaaaaaacatgaattttcaTTAGTCTACTTGTGCATCTATAGCTAAATAGGTTTTATAATCAATACATTACACACCTATAGTTTTTATGTTAGTATTtacttaataaatgcattacaagaaaaacaaatgcagtGCTCAATTTAGCAGTGAAGTTGTACTGTTTGGTTAGGATAAGCGTGTTTAGATGGCTGTGTTAATTGTTTTGAgagcaaataaattaaaactgtccaatgtAACTGTAATGAAATACAGTAACTCAAATACATAACCAAGTTATTTCCCAACCTTTCACTTAACTCATCAGAAATTTCactaaaataagtaattaaattgtttttgtttgtttattttttttctgatagaCATATTTCTAGAGTTAACGTTTTTAATAAACTGGTTATTGCATCTTTTGTTTATTCACTGAACTGTGCACGCTTAATAAGGATAAATGAGGAGTAACAACTAATGTTGTCATAATTTTGCCAATAGAAGAAACCATATTTTAAGCAAAATTGCTCCTATAAAAAAGCATTGCCACTGAAATCACTATGATCAATCACAGGCCATATTATGCTTTCATCCAATCTTTACAGAAGACAAATCTGTTAGTTTTCAGTGTATTGTATCTGTTAGATGGCTGATATGGGGAAGATTATGTTGGTAAATCAATACTTCCACTCATTTAAATCTAAGAATTTGctaatattataattacatttcagCAGAAATTAGACAGACAATGTTAATACAGGTAACCTGGGGAAAtgtaaatcacatttaaatcacatttagaagaaattattttaacagttttaattaaacatttattttcagacaAATCAGCTGTTTCAAACCAACCATCAATGTAATCCTTTACAGTCGTGGCCCTTTAATTAAATCCCCTTTAACTAAATAATGATGAAAATTGATTTATTGCCTTTACGTTCCCAGGGAGAAACTGAGATGGATTAAGATGAACACTTTGacataaaatgtaagtttcagttaataaattaagtggTTTAATCACTCTGCAACCTCAAATTTAATTTTGATCTTCAGATTCATTCCAATTCTGTAATTTGAATACCAAGATGTTGAAATATTACGCTTGATTGAGAATATCACAAATGTTCATGGTTAATCATGAAAGCACTTCTCATTGGTTTATATTCAGATATAAGACTAAATATGAAACTAATCTCAACTGTATTTTGAAATTCATCCTTAAATTAATCCTATATTGTAGGCTACAAtatttgttttctaatttaaaattcTATGCgtaaaagacttttattttgaatagcGTTATGACGTCATAAGGCTGCACCGTGCTCCAGCGTCGGTTACTCGACAGAAGATAGGTATGTGCTTTTAATCgtttaaaagtgtttaaataaagATAACTCGTTTCGAAATAAATTACTGCACAATGCAGCACTGCTTTATCtactgtaattaataaaatatattttgtatgagTATCAGGAGCGGTCTTATTTGGCACCCTCTATTATGAAACTGTTCATCAAACTTCGAGTCAACTCGGGAGTCATTTGCTTCTTGAAATCACTCGAATCATCGCGCGCACGCGACACCTGCTGCTCAAAACAGCAACAAGaacaacaaacattacaaaccaaTGCAAATGTTTTCGTTTGAGTGGAATCTATTAAATATCATATACAAATCAGAAAATaccattatttaaatacaattagttttgtttcttgtttgtcTTATCTGGTGATGTAAGGCCACTTGATTGACTCCCTCACCAGTGTGCTGACTAATGAACTAGGGAGCTGATTGAGACACACCCAGAGATTCAgttaggatttatttttatttttcttaattattccGATCTTAAACAGGAAAAGATgtcaaaacacagaaaaactcGTGCTGAAGTGAATGAGTTTTGACGTGGAACACTATGATAaggatggagtttattaaagaagAGAGTGAAGACCTGAAGATTGGTGAAGaattcagagtcaaacatgaagatactgaggaacaaacaaagACTGTGTTTAATAAAGGAGAAAAAGAAGACCTGAAGATTGAGGAAACATTCGGAGTCAAACAAGAAGATACTGAgaaacaaacaggttggttttcatTCTCAAAGCTGAACTCACTCATTTGATCCTTATTAAAGCATCCATATTTAGagagatataaaaataatacagagATAGCCTAAACAAAGCAGTTCTGTGTGCAGCGGCTGGGAGCCGGGCGGATAAAAGAAAGGTAACAAGGTTACGAGAATACTTATTGTATGcaaaagaaaaatgaattaaataaaaacaaaatatttttttatttaacaatttgtctcctccgcATCAccctagcgccattttggagagtatccactgaatGCAAACCGCGTCCCCTGTTCTTTGTCAGCATTAGGCattctgccaatcacaacacactgaatagctggccaatcagagcacactctGCTTTCCAGACCGATGATCCTTgtcaaaaacaaaagtttcagaaaggcagggcatagaggagaaacaatattgtacagtatgtggataataatgtgttttttaaaccttaaactgcataaaaacagtccattacaccaaatacacaaaataatgttatttttagcaacaccaTATTACCCCTTTAAGCGtgcagagcaaccacccaataGAGCATAATGATACCTTGAGATTATAAACAattgaattaacatttctgcattctgCACATTTTGGGGCAGACAGACCTGTGATGTTATATGGGGGTGCTTTGCTGTTGCAGGAAGTGAAAATCTTGACTGTTTGAAGTTCGTCATGGATTCTTTGAGGTGTCAGGCCATTTTGGCAAAGATTGTGATCCCTTTGTTAAAGAAACTGAAGCTTGATGATCAATGGACCTTCCTGCAGGACAATCATCCTAAAGTTCGTCAAAACCCATTTtagcttggttcagggatcagtcaaaGAATCAGGGTTCATGCAGGTGCTTGAATTTTAATGTAGTGTTTGCAAAGTTTGAAGAATTTGGGTTGCATTGGTTTCGTAATTGGGTATGTAATGGTTACTAATTGTATGATAAATCACAATAAAATGTTGTGACTGTTAGTATTATTACTTAaagtttaattatcattaaaaaccGTGTTTGATTATTGTGATTTTGAAATCTTCTGGTAAATCTGATCTGACCCAGGAGAAcatgcaattttgttttttacaCGAGATGATATGGTAGAAGGCACTCAGGAGAATATTTAAGCCATCTAAGAGGACCAAATTGGAGGTCTGGTCATATTTTGGCTTTTACAAAAGTCGTGAGGGCAATTTAATCGAGGATGGTCACCTTGTGTGCAGAAGCTGCACGAAGAAAGTCACTGCAAAAGGGGGTTAACGTAAAATTTTGACAGATGCAAATGCCTCAGAAACATGATTAACACTGTCAGCCATCAAGACTGTTCTGGACCACATCAGTTGTGATTGTTGGGCGTCCTCTGATGGAACAGAGCAGGAGATAAAATCATGCCAGGAGGTTGGCGCTTCAGTCAACAATGGtttgaaaacaataaatacaaatcatggttaaaacaaagaaataaactgCTTTTGTAACCTCCTGTAGAGTcataataagtataataataaacatgaaatgGTGCCATTAATTGTATAAACTTATAGGCAGGGTTGGGGAGTAACGgaatacatgtaacggcgttacgtaatcaGGATGCAAAAATCCAGTAACTGTAATCCGTTACAGTTACGTCAAAAAACGTAGTAAtcagattatagttacattttgaaaaaagggggaatactttcaggattacaatggtttcatttaaaactaaataaatctgtattttgGCATAGTAACACAATATTAAGCACAGCTTGATTAATTACTCCCGCGAGTCACGTGTGCCACCCGCTGGTGCGTGCGCAAATAACAGCTGTCTACAATCTCCTCAGACACagattgaatcactgctgcaaaaatgcattcatttcatggaaattccgctgctattttgtttaaaaagaagaaattgcAAACAACGTTGAACAGTGCAAACTGTGCCTTCCagcaaaaaaacactttcttcatcGAAGGATTCGACATCAAACCTAAAGAAGCattaaaaattagttttatatttgcaaaaataaaaaaataaaatatttgtattctctcttttgaagaaacattttccattgtcaaaaaattgtgttcttattatatttgcttggaaaaaaaatgaatttgtattctctattttcctgttgaagaaacatttccttaaaattatttcttatattttcttcaaaataaaacaaaataatctgtaataccaATACCATACACTAGATGTCTGTGTAGTCCTTTACATATAATTCAGGGCTGtgaaattcttaattaataaatgttgtttttaaaaaataatatttgaccttgaagtaatccagaagtaatccaaaagtaatcagttacattactgaatactttttttatgaagtaattagtaactgtaatggaatacatttttaaagtaaccctCCCAAGCCTGCTTATAGGTTCTCATTTACTAATGATTGCGTGCATGATTTCATCATTGTATGCCCAGGAGATATCCAAAGTCACAACACATTTGTACTTGCATGAATTTGTTCTGATATAGTTTTGATGTTAGTGAGTTTGGAGTATTCTTAATGAATGCGTGCACAAGATTAGTAgtcttttaaataaaacacatccaAGCGTCCAATGTAAGGGCTTTCCTTTCATGTTTACCTTACACCCTTTTGCTGTTTGCAGACACACTCTCGcaaatggaagcttgtttctaccACAGAATAAaacttgaaaaatgtataaaataattgcaaattGTACATTTCAGTATTAATTAAAACGTAAAACAATATGTTTTATGCTTGTAAACGTTACATACTAATACTTAGTCATAGAAAcaatgactacgtttacaagctgttaaaattcgggttatggtcgggttaaggtcactatttgggtttctgaaacattcgggataacccgtttacatgcgtgagcagagagagttactcctgtatacatggaatgtgtaatcagtcgccaatatcccgatgtaaacagcgacgcacggttagcgtctggacgtaatacgcaatatgcgtcatttccgattcttcttcctgtatccaaagactcaaaagaccaagattccttgcgaatagaacatgtgCAGAACACACAtattgatggggatatgccgaaacgcgtttacaagaccaaatattcgggttagaaaaggggtaccccaggtataatatcccggtttttaaaaaccgcgatatgagcatatccgggtttttgccggtgtttacatggccatgcgtgaccgggttattgctaatattgaacgggttattggctgcatgtaaacgtactGTATGAAACCAGGATGGAAATGCAGCATTAAAATGAAACCTGTTGCAGTTTGTCATAGCTTGAATAAAGATTAATCATTCAATTTATAGTTTATGCAATTTCAATATATAGTTCAATTTAtagtttatacatataaaatgtatactttatgtaaagtctttaaaatgctaaaaataatttaaattataaagaaataattgCTATAATTGACCATTTGCAAAGACACAACCGCAAGTTACTGTTGCTATCTCCGACAAACAATGCCGCTCTTACACTACAGATATTTTTCTCACACAGTGAAAAGTACATTGCAGAGTAAAGAGGAAACTAACAATGTCCTGACACAGCAGGTTGCTTCTGGCATGAAACAAGGTCTCAGGACTCCCagctttcaaattttgtcataaaaaaaattataaattgaaaCACTAAATTGCTAACTCTGGTACAAAACATCTTTTCATAGGATTAATGTATTTAGTACATTGTTCATgaaaaatgcacagacactatttaaactgaacagagatgacatcactgaattcaatgatgaactgcctttaactatcattttgcattattgacacactgttttcctaatgaatgttgttcagttgctttgacgcaatgtattttgtttaaagcgctatataaataaaggttgacttgacaaataaacaaattaaataaattttgtgGCACTTTAAAGTGTtgtgacagatcactgtattATTGAGTTCAAACATGTGAACCGATAATCTTTTCAAATTTACATTAAGTACGAAATGAACAATAATAAGCCTCAAAGTATTTTATCAACCGCTGAACACCATTTTTCACATTTAAGTCTAACAAAGTTAATCTTCTCCTGTCTGATTTGTGGTTAAGGCTAAAAAAAAGGTATACAGCGGCAGCTTCTGGGCATGCATATTTATACATTGTCTGAGCCAAGAATATCACGTGAAACCTATGACAATGGTTTAAAAACATAGTTTCATCACTGCATAGCAATTGATTGTCAGCACTAGTCTAAATGTTTGGACGTCTGTTGCTTTGTGCTGTTAATCTGGTTTTAACTTGTATTTCTCTTATTTCACCTCAAGACATGATGGCACTGAAGGAAGAGTGTGAAGAACTGAATGAAATTGAAGAGAAAGAACAAAATGAGAAACATCATGACTTCAAGACTGAAGAAAAACTGATTAATTTCTTGCAGACTGAAAAGACTACCTCACGAAAAGAAGCTCAAAAAATACCAACTAGCAACCTTAATTACCATACTGGAGAGAGCTCTTTCACCTGCCAAGAGGGTGGACAAATTTTCAATCAAATAGAAAGCCTTGAAGTCCACATGGAAAATTACAATGAGAAGGAGCCAATAAcatgctctcagtgtggaaagtgttttacacagaaaaaaaatctcaatgcccacatgagaattcacattGGTGAGAGACCTTACATCTGCGaactgtgtggaaagagtttcatacGAAATGGAGGTCTTAAAATTCACATGAGAACTCACAGTGAAGAGAAGCCATTCGAATGTtgtcagtgtggaaagagctttacACTGAAAAAACTCCTTAATGCCCACATGAAAGTTCACACCGGAGAAAAGCCTTTTACCTGCAaacagtgtgggaagagtttcggATTAAAAGGAAAccttcagactcatatgaaaatACACACTGGAGAGAATCTATTTGAATGCGTTCAATGTGGAAAGAATTTCATACAGAAAAAGCAACTTCATTCCCACATGAGTATTCACACTGGAGTGAAGCcattcacatgtgatcagtgtggaatgGGTTTCAGATATAAAGAAAGCCTTAATTATCACATGAGGATTCATTCAAGAGAGAACAATTTTATATGTGATTTAGTGTGAAAGGTGTTTCACGGACAACAAAACAACTTAAGGAACATAATTATCCACTTTGGGGAGAAACCTTTCATGTGCACATTATGGAAAGAGTTGCTCAAGAGAAGGAAACCttgagttcacactggagagaaaccttttacATGCCTTTGAATGTAAAATTAGATGCACTTATCCACTTTATCCATTAGAAATTTTTATGGGACTGGCTATTTTTAGCTTTACAAAACAAGTGTAATGCTATTTCGTTTTCACATAGATACACATATGAAAGACGCTGTTTGTCAGACTCTCTTAGTTAAAGAGAGTTAAAAAAATAAGCTGTGTGAAATCAAGGCTGTTCACATCGCAGCTTGAATGCGTGCTACATCTGATCACTACCTTCATGACTActtattttaattcttaaatttataaaccaaaaggtttttattttcttttgtgcatATGTGGCCATACCTGTCCATCGTCTTCGGTGTAGTTGCAAATATTGATTGTTTGTGGTAGATTCCCTCTAATTTCAACTATGTAAATGTGTCACTGAATTTCATGCGTTGACTCCTCAAAATCCATTATCCAAACTTCTACCTTTCTGTGAAatgcaatattataaataaataaataaataaatagtaataaaactgaacaaaatgtCATTGATTTTAGGTGTTCTTTAGGTTATTATTTAGTCAAGTTAATTTCAATTGAGTTTTGTGATCTCTGGAGAGTTTTACTATTGGAAACCCAATAAACCCTGGAAATACCAGGCAACTTTGAATTTATGATCAGGGAAAACATGGaaatatttttatgttcaaatgaaaattagaaaaacaatAAAGGGCAAAGATGTACGTAAACCGTTAAACTGGTTCTCAGTATAAAAACTCCAAAAGTAGTAATGTAGATCTAGTCCTATATATTATATTGAATCTGGAATagtaaatatttatgtaaattatgtgaaatattttacattttccccAATCTGGGAATCTAACTCATTGGcatcatatgatgttgctaaaaatattttgtgtatttggtgtaatgcaatgtgtttatgcggtttaaggttctaAATACACAATTTTCCAtatgctgtacattattgttgttcCTCTATGCTTCGCCTTTTTGAAATGCGTCAATGTTTACaaactcatcgttctgaaaagcaaagtgtggtctgattggccagctatccagtgcattgtaatTGGCTGAATACCTAAagagtgtgacagaaatgttacaccccttaccagAGCGGTTTCCAATCCCAGTTCTCATGCCCCCttctctgcatattttgcatgtctctcttaaGACCAATTCAAACCGCACTGACAAACCCCAACAAACAAGTTGGCTGTTAGATGTAGAATCTTATGAATAAAACTGTTATCTTCAGACGTGGACCAACTCTCACTGACTGGGAAAAAAAATGGATGATCCTATATCCACAATCAAAATTTTACTCTTATTAATGTCTTTGCATGTCATTCTTAGCATGAAAAGATGGCGAATAAAATTAAAGAGGCTGTGGGTGAGGACGTGGTTACTGCAACAGGCAAGTGGGGCACATACTTGAATTTATGCAGAAAACTACATTTGCAAGATTTACAAAGTTTTCACAATTTTACCCTGATGGTCCCTAATCAGTTTCAGCATTTACTTCAGATGATGACACCAATCATTAAAAGGCAAAATACAAATTTCCGAGATGCCATTTCAACTGGTGAACACCTAATGATAAAACTTTGCTTCTTGGTAAAAGGTAATGGCCTATGTTTTTACCtcgatcattttaaataattagcaGTGTTGATAATTATACACGATATAGGTTTCAATGTTAAATATTGCAATTCtaaaagctttttatttgttttattcacacgGGAGTCCTTTCGTAGCCTGCGTAACGCTTTTCACATTGGATGCTCAGCTTTAAGCAAATTTATTCCCGACACATGTAGAGCCATCTATCCAGGCTTTCAAAGAAAGGCATCTTAAAGTATGCATTCCACTCCTCACCACTTAGGTTTAATTAATGTGTTGATTTATACTTACCTTATATTGCAAAGAATATGTGGGTATCCGTTCTGTTCTTCTCACTTTAAGCGAAGTATGTGCATCGTCAATGGGAACTGTCCGGTCAGGTGGTGCTGAACAAAGAAATGTTCTATATAGTTCACATAATAGGGTCAGTACTACCTTTATGGGGGACCCTAGTACCACCATTGTAACTACAAATTAATAAGTGATTTTGGTACAAAAAAACAGTTAACCATGGTGGTTGTAGTAAAAAGTACAACTGTGGTggtacaaatggtaatcaatacaccaatagtaaataaataaatcatacataCAAAAGTTTTACTATAATTAaactgtggtttatttatttttattaagctaCACTATGCACagagattaattgtgattaaaattgTGATTCTTTATTTGtgtcaattaatattttaaatcctCACTTTAAATCTGTGagaacctgaaaaataaaataaaaattccaatgAACAAgcatacagtacaaacagtaagACCTGAACTAATACTTAAAAAAGTAAGATTTAGATGCATTTAAGTAATTGACTATAGTGGATGTAAATATGTAGCTGCATATTGGCTTGAAGAAGGGGGAGGGGACAATAATATCTTTTGTATTTGAAattgtatacaggtgctggtcatataattaaaatatcatcaaaaagttgatttatttcactaattccattcaaaaattatattaattcattacacacagactgatatatttaaaatgtttattttgatgtttataactgacaactaaggaaaatgtttatttcttttaagtttgatgattataactgacaactaaggaaaatcccaaattcagtatctcagaaaattttattattacttaagaccaatacaaagaaaggatttttagaagtcttggccaactgaaaagtatgaacatgaaaagtatgagcatgtacagcactcaatatttagttggggctccttttgcctgaattacttgcagcaatgcggcgtggcatggagtcgatcagtctgtggcactgctcaggtgttatgagagcccaggttgctctgatagtggccttcagttcttctgcattcttgggtctggcatatcgcatcttcctcttcacaataccccatagattttctatggggttaaggtcaggtaaGTTTgttggccaattaagaacagggatactgGTAGCTtgggcactgtgagcaggtgccaagtcctgttggaagatgaaatctgcatctccataaagttggtcagcagcaggaagcatgaagtgctcaaaattttcctggtatatggctgcgttgacctttgacctcagaaaacacagtggaccaacaccagcggatgacatggcaccccaaaccatcactgactgtggaaactttacactggacctcaagcaaaaGTGgcttgtgtgcctctcctctcttcctccagactctgggaccctgatttccaaaggaaatgaaaaaatttactttaatcagagaacataacttagGACACCTCaccagcagtccagtcctttatGTCTTAAGCCCAGTCTGACGcagtctgttgttcaagagtagCTTGATACagggaatgcgaagctgaaacccatgacttgcatacgtctgtgcgtagtggttcttgaagcactgactccagctgcagtccactctttgtgaatctcccccacatttttttatgtgttttgttccacaatcctctccagggtgcagttatccctattgcttgtacactttttctaCCTCAtcctttccttcccttcgcctctctattaatgtgcttggacacagagctctgtgaacagccagcttcttttgcaatgaccttttgtgtcttgccctccttgtgcaaggtggcAATGGTCCTCTTTTGGATGTTTTGGATGTCATCtcaacagtcttccccatgattgtgtgtccttcagaactagactgagaggccatttaaaa contains:
- the LOC113092857 gene encoding gastrula zinc finger protein XlCGF8.2DB-like, which translates into the protein MIRMEFIKEESEDLKIGEEFRVKHEDTEEQTKTVFNKGEKEDLKIEETFGVKQEDTEKQTDMMALKEECEELNEIEEKEQNEKHHDFKTEEKLINFLQTEKTTSRKEAQKIPTSNLNYHTGESSFTCQEGGQIFNQIESLEVHMENYNEKEPITCSQCGKCFTQKKNLNAHMRIHIGERPYICELCGKSFIRNGGLKIHMRTHSEEKPFECCQCGKSFTLKKLLNAHMKVHTGEKPFTCKQCGKSFGLKGNLQTHMKIHTGENLFECVQCGKNFIQKKQLHSHMSIHTGVKPFTCDQCGMGFRYKESLNYHMRIHSRENNFICDLV